AGGTTTTTCATTTTCGTGTAATTCGAAAGAAGATAATTGCTTCACTTCGTCGCGAGAAAATTTTATTTATATAGGAAAACCTGAATTTACTGCTGATCAAATCAGAAAAGAAAAACCCGACTATCTCCAAATCTATGAATTAAAGCAGTTTAGATCATTTAAGACGGACAGTATAGATGTAAATTCTTATGACGTCAGAAAGGAAGACGAAGCGCGTAGAAAGCATGAACTGTATTTGAAAAACTACGAAATATTCAATACTTTGTTTTACGAGCAGTTTCAATATTATGCTAAACAGAAAGTCGGCGACGCCGAGTATGCTTTAGGCCGTAACATGTTGGGCTATTGGCTTCTTAAAATTAGAAATAATGAACCTAAAGCATATTTTCTTGGCCTGAGTTTCAGTCATTATTATTTCAATCAGATTCAAAAACAAGCAATTATCAGAGATGGCGAACTTCGGATCGAGGGAAGTTTCGTGAAGATTGTGAAAGTCCCAGGGCTGCCCGGATATGACGATTATTCAGCAATAGAAGACGGCAAACTGTTTCGAATTAAACTGGCAGATTTAGAAAAAGACAGTGACGATGATGGATACAATGATATTTTTGAGGATTCCTTTGGGTTAAACCCGGAAAGTGCGGACACAGATTCCGATGGCACAGATGACTTCAATGATTTAAATCCACTATATAAATCTAAAAAAAACAAGTTCACTTTATTGTTTGAACAGCTCCTCGGCGAATATGGAAGTTTGGAGCGTCAGGATTTTACAAAATTAAAATATTATTTTGATGTTTATGAGACAGATTGTGAGCATTTTCAGTCCGTGAATCCCAAACTAAGAACCATTTTTACATCTAAATCTGAAAGGAAAAAATCTTATTATTTGCAACATACAGATGTTGTACAGTCTGGTATTTCAAAGCTAAAGAAGGATCCTATTAACGCAGACAAATTTTATGTAGAAAAGTGGGGAAGCAGTTTTTCTAACGATTTAGTGGTTGAATTTAAGAATGAAAAATGGATCATAAAAATGATTGGCGGTTCTGTGATATAAAATTGTTGATCAATAAAATTCATCAGAAAGTAATCGTTGCTACTACTGTTAACGGGCCGTAAGCTCGTTTTTTTGTGCGTGCAGCAGCGCTTTTTTGGAATGGGTAAGATTCTTCTGCCCACAGTTTAGCTGAATTACTGTAATTTTGAGTGAACCAATTAGATATTATTATGAAAAAAATCGCAGTGCTCGTAGGTTCTTTACGAAAGGAATCGTTCAACAGAAAAATAGCAAACGAAATGATCAGGCTTGCGGAAGGTAAGCTGGAGCTGGAGATTGTAGAGATCGGAAATCTGCAGTTATACAGTGAAGATTTAGACCAGAATCCAACGCAGGAATGGACGGCATTCCGGCAGAAAATAAAAAGCGCCGACGGTATTCTGGTGGTTTCTCCGGAATACAACCGAACCATTCCGGGAGCGCTGAAAAATGCAATCGATGTAGGGTCGCGGCCGTACGGAAGTTCAGTCTGGCCGGGCAAACCGGGCGCTGTCGTCACTTCGTCAGTCAGTTCGCTGGGCGGTTTAGCAGCGAATCATCATATCCGTCAGGCCTTCGTATTTGTTGATGTTCCGCTGATGCAGCAACCCGAAGCGTATATCGGGAACTCATCGAAAATTTTCGGGGAAGATGGAAAAACAGTTGTGCCGGACACCGAAAAATTCCTTCAGACTTTTGTGGACACCTTCCAGAAATGGGTCGAGAAGTTTTAAATATGCTAAGATAGCCACTGAAACCTTGTTCAGCAATGAATGAGGTTTTCTTTTGCGCTTTATTTTACCGTGAAATATTTCTACACGACAAAATAATGCCTAAATTTAAGAAACTGTTCAGTACCTAAAAAACAAACTATGTGGTTTACAAAATCCATCGATGAAACCTTAAAGGAACTCAGTGTTAACCCCGCCACTGGCCTTACTGCTGAAGAAGTACTAAGCCGGAAAAGCAAATACGGACCTAACCGGCTCAAAGCCAAAAAGAAGAAATCGGTTTTTCAGATCTTCATCTCGCAGTTGAATGACTGGCTTATTTATGTGCTTTTCGCAGCAGTGATCATTACTTTCTTTATGGGCGAATATATAGATTCGGTCATCATTATTCTGGTCATCCTGATTAACGCCGGAATTGGGGTTTTTCAAGAAGTTAAAGCCGGGAAAGCGATTGAAGCACTCATGCAGATGTCGTCACCCAGGGCGCTCGTCAGGCGCGATTCACATACTGCTGAAATCGACAGTGCAGAGCTGGTTCCGGGGGACATCGTTATTCTGGATGCAGGCAGGGTGGTGCCCGCCGACCTTCGGCTGATAGAGTCCGCAAATCTGCAAACCGAAGAATCGGCCCTCACGGGTGAATCCGTGCCGGGCTCTAAAGAAGCTGGTAATGTGCACGACGACCCCAAAATACCGCTTGGCGACCGCGATAATCAGGCATTCATGTCGTCCATTGTTACATACGGCCGCGGCGTCGGAGTAGTGGTAGAAACTGGAATGCGCACAGAAGTCGGCAAAATTGCGCACCTTATCGATAATGAAGAAGTCACCAAAACACCTCTGGAGAAAAAGCTGAGCGAGCTCGGCAAAATGCTGGGAAAGATGGCAGTGGGTATCTGTGCGTTTATATTTGTTCTTTCATGGTTTCAGAGAAGGGATCTGGGCGAAATGTTCCTCACCTCGGTTTCACTTGCCGTAGCATCAATCCCCGAGGGTCTGGCTGCAATCGTAGCGGTGGTTCTGTCTGTCGGCGTCACTACAATGTCGAAAAACAACGCCATCATCCGCCAGCTTCCGGCAGTGGAAACATTGGGTTCAGTGAATGTAATCTGCTCTGACAAGACCGGTACGCTGACCATGAATAAAATGAGCGTTACCCAGGTTTATACCACACAAGGCCTGCTGGATCTGGACGATCTTGTACCAAACGACGTTCCGAATGCCGCAAAATTTGCAGCTAAAGCCATGATTTTATGCTCCGATGCCACCTTGCATAATGACGATGCCACCGGCGACCCGACCGAAATAGCACTATTAGCATTGGGCGATACGCTGAGACTTGACCGAAAGAATCTGGAGAACGATACAAACAGAATTAATGAAAAATCCTTTGACAGTGACCGCAAAATGATGTCGGTACTGGTAAAGGAAGAAGACGGCGATTACAAAGTCTTCACGAAAGGGGCATTGGCAAGTTTAAAAAAAGTTTCGACCAGGATTTTTAATAACGGAGAAGTACGCGAAATTACCGAAGCCGATCTGCAGAACTTCAGTCACGCCGCGCGGCAAATGTCGGATCATGCGTTGCGCACGTTGGCCGTAGCCTATAAACCCGCTGCAAGAGATACACATCCTGATGAAATGGAGCAGGACCTTGTGCTCCTTGGTTTGGTAGGCATGATAGACCCAGCACGCGACGAAGTGAAACCATCGATAAAACTGGCGAAAGACGCCGGCATCAAAACCATCATGATTACGGGCGATCATAAAAACACTGCGTTCGCCATCGCTAAGGATCTGCACATTGCCGATCATGTCGATCAGGTAATCACCGGGCCAGAAATGGACAGCTTCAGTGAGGACGAATTAAAACAGAAAGTGAACAGCTATCGGGTGTACGCACGCGTTTCCCCGGAACATAAAGTGAAAATAGTACGCGCACTTAAAGCCAATGGAAACATAGTCTCAATGACCGGCGACGGCGTTAATGATGCCCCCTCGCTCAACGCGGCCGACATCGGTGTGGCGATGGGAATCACGGGTACCGACGTAGCGAAGGGCGCTGCCGACATGATTCTTACCGACGACGATTTTTCCACTATTGTTAAAGCCATTGAACAGGGAAGGAACATCTACAACAACATTAAAAAATCCGTCATTTTTCTCCTCACCTGCAACCTGGGCGAAGTGGTGGTTATGTTTCTCGCGCTGCTGGTGGGCTGGCAGTCGCCCCTGATCGCAACCCAGCTGTTGTGGATCAACCTTCTTACCGATTCGCTGCCGGCCATAGCGCTCGGCATGGATAATGGCGACCCCGATGTAATGAAAGAAAAACCTCGCGCCATAAACGAAAACTTCTTTTCGCACGGCGCCGGAATGCAGGCAGTTGTTGGCGGTATATTCATCGGGCTGATCACGATGTTGGCGTATTGGTACGGATATTACGAACTCGGTTATTCTCCATCAGACGACAACATTCCCGAAGAAGTGGTGAAGAATGCGCGCACTTTAGCTTTTATGGTTTTGGTATGCTCGCAACTGTTTTATTCTTTAGGTTTAAGAAACATGAAAAAACCACTGTATAAAATAGGTATCTTCGGCAACCGATATCTTGTGGGTGCAATTGTACTTGGGATTCTGCTGCAGGTTCTCGTCATGTTTGTGCCGGTTTTGCGTGAAGCCTTTAAGCTCCATATGCTCGACCAGAAAGGGTGGATGATGGCGATTGTTCTCGGTCTGTTACCGTTAACCGCGCTCGAGATCTACAAGATAGTCTTCGCAAATAGAAAGCAACCTTCAACAACTAAAATTTAAACCAAAACCAGCTTATGCAAAAACTTTTCGATCAAATCAGTGTACAGAAAGCCCTTATTTTCACCGCGCTTTTTCTCGTTGCGCTCATTTTGTTTGAACTTAATTATTTCATGTCCGGAGTGCTCGGTGCCGTGACATTGTACGTTCTGACGCGTAATTTCTATCTGAGGCTCACCGAGGAAAAAAAATGGAACAGCAACCTGGTGATTACGCTCATCATTTTTCTCGTCATCATCACTTTTGCCGTACCGCTTTGGATTATTCTTGAGATTCTGATTCCGAAAATCAATGAAATAGTGAGCGACCGAGAGGCCATTGTCGAAAAGTACAACGCCGTTAGGGTCTTCCTCGAGAACAACCAATACACCAAAAGGTTCGATCTTCAGCTGTCCAACGAACGGATCATGCAGGCTGTAAACAAAGTAATTTCATACATCCCTTCAACTTTAAACTGGGTGGGGCAGATGCTCGGTAATATTTTCGTAGCGCTGTTTATTCTGTATTTTATGCTCAAACAATCACGGATTATGGAGCAAAAATTTAAGGAACTCCTGCCGGTTTCCCGCGAAAGCAAGAAATATTTCATTCAGCATAATGCGGCACTGATCCGCTCCAATGCCTATGGAATACCGATCTTGGGCTTAAGTCAGGGAATTATCGCGATTATCGGTTACTATATTTTTGGTGTCGAAAACGCCATATTCTGGGGACTACTCACGGGTGCAGCATCCATAGTTCCGGTGGTAGGCACGATGATCGTCTACCTTCCGATCTGTATATACCAGGTTGCAACGGGCGATGTAAACAACGGACTGTTCCTCGCGGGTTTCTGCCTTCTTTTTGTGGGCGGAATTGATAACGTACTTCGTTTAACGCTGCTTAAGAAAATGGCGGATATCCATCCGTTGGTCACAGTCTTCGGAGTGCTGCTGGGTCTGCAGATGTTTGGCGTCATGGGGTTGGTTTTCGGTCCGGTATTGCTGTCGATGCCCGGCATCCTGTACCGGATTTTCGAGATGGAAAGAAGCTTTAAAGTTCAGCACGAACATGAAGAAGCGCAGGCCGAAACCGAATCGTAAAACCGAAAAGCATCATTTTTCTATGTAACATTTTTTAAGTTGTTTTGACCCATTCAGGAAATAATAAACCAAAAACATGAACAATCACGAAATCGACTACAGAATCCACGGCGAAGAAATGCAGTGTGTGGAAATAGAACTGGATCCCAACGAAAGCGTAATTTCCGAACCCGGAAGTTTTATGATGATGACAGACGGCATACAGATGCAGACGATGTTTGGGGACGGTAACGAAAAGGGTTTTATGGGCAAACTGCTGTCAGCCGGCAAACGGGTCCTCACCGGCGAAAACCTATTTATGACGGCTTTCACCAACATCTCAAACCAGAAAAGACAGGTTTCGTTTGCAGCTCCGTATTCCGGAAAAATAATTCCGCTGGACCTGTCTGAACTTGACGGCAAAGTGATCTGCCAGAAAGATTCTTTCCTGTGTGCAGCGAAAGGCGTAGCGGTGGATGTGGAATTTCAGCGCAAGCTCGGCACCGGACTATTTGGCGGCGAAGGTTTCATTATGCAGAAACTTGAAGGCGACGGAATGACGTTCGTCCACAGCGGCGGACATGTAATTGAAAAGCAGCTTCAGCCAGGAGAAATTCTCAAAATCGACACCGGTTGTATTGTCGCGTTCACCAAAGATGTAGATTACGATATTCAGTTTGTAGGCGGTATAAAAAATACCATTTTCGGCGGCGAAGGCCTGTTTTTTGCGCAGCTTAGAGGTCCCGGAAAAGTCTGGATTCAGACATTGCCGATTGCCAGACTTGCGGCCAGAATTCTGCAGTTCGGAACCACGAAAAAAGGCGAAGAAGGCAGTTTACTTGGAGGTTTAGGAAGAATAATTGACGGAGACGGTTTTTAATTAAATCTTACAATCAATAATACAAAAGCGCATCCATGATGTGCTTTTTTGTTTTGCGGCGAACCAACACAAAACTGCAGCTTATGAGGCCAAATAATTTTCCACAAAATTTTAAATATGAACTTACTTTCGCTATTTTTGTAGAATACTGCTTTTCCTAAAGCTTTGCGCAAATAATATGACCGAACAGAACATCGTAAACTATTCCGAAGACAACATCCGCACCCTCGATTGGCAGGAGCATATCCGCATCCGGCCGGGAATGTATATTGGTAAACTCGGCGACGGCTCCTCAGCTGACGACGGGATCTACATCTTACTCAAAGAAATCATCGATAACTCGATTGATGAATTTGTGATGAAATCCGGTAAGAGGATCGAGATCAAAATCGATGAAGGCAAAGCCACGATCCGCGATTTTGGCCGTGGAATTCCGTTGGGG
This window of the Flavobacteriaceae bacterium 3519-10 genome carries:
- a CDS encoding acyl carrier protein phosphodiesterase translates to MNQLDIIMKKIAVLVGSLRKESFNRKIANEMIRLAEGKLELEIVEIGNLQLYSEDLDQNPTQEWTAFRQKIKSADGILVVSPEYNRTIPGALKNAIDVGSRPYGSSVWPGKPGAVVTSSVSSLGGLAANHHIRQAFVFVDVPLMQQPEAYIGNSSKIFGEDGKTVVPDTEKFLQTFVDTFQKWVEKF
- a CDS encoding ATPase, P-type (transporting), HAD superfamily, subfamily IC — its product is MWFTKSIDETLKELSVNPATGLTAEEVLSRKSKYGPNRLKAKKKKSVFQIFISQLNDWLIYVLFAAVIITFFMGEYIDSVIIILVILINAGIGVFQEVKAGKAIEALMQMSSPRALVRRDSHTAEIDSAELVPGDIVILDAGRVVPADLRLIESANLQTEESALTGESVPGSKEAGNVHDDPKIPLGDRDNQAFMSSIVTYGRGVGVVVETGMRTEVGKIAHLIDNEEVTKTPLEKKLSELGKMLGKMAVGICAFIFVLSWFQRRDLGEMFLTSVSLAVASIPEGLAAIVAVVLSVGVTTMSKNNAIIRQLPAVETLGSVNVICSDKTGTLTMNKMSVTQVYTTQGLLDLDDLVPNDVPNAAKFAAKAMILCSDATLHNDDATGDPTEIALLALGDTLRLDRKNLENDTNRINEKSFDSDRKMMSVLVKEEDGDYKVFTKGALASLKKVSTRIFNNGEVREITEADLQNFSHAARQMSDHALRTLAVAYKPAARDTHPDEMEQDLVLLGLVGMIDPARDEVKPSIKLAKDAGIKTIMITGDHKNTAFAIAKDLHIADHVDQVITGPEMDSFSEDELKQKVNSYRVYARVSPEHKVKIVRALKANGNIVSMTGDGVNDAPSLNAADIGVAMGITGTDVAKGAADMILTDDDFSTIVKAIEQGRNIYNNIKKSVIFLLTCNLGEVVVMFLALLVGWQSPLIATQLLWINLLTDSLPAIALGMDNGDPDVMKEKPRAINENFFSHGAGMQAVVGGIFIGLITMLAYWYGYYELGYSPSDDNIPEEVVKNARTLAFMVLVCSQLFYSLGLRNMKKPLYKIGIFGNRYLVGAIVLGILLQVLVMFVPVLREAFKLHMLDQKGWMMAIVLGLLPLTALEIYKIVFANRKQPSTTKI